From Penicillium psychrofluorescens genome assembly, chromosome: 1, one genomic window encodes:
- a CDS encoding uncharacterized protein (ID:PFLUO_000134-T1.cds;~source:funannotate) gives MSLFQTIKTPVVTYEQPLGLFINNEFIKGVEGKTFETINPHNEKPIVAVHEATEKDVDIAVQAARRALEGEWKQVTPSERGRLLTRLADFLERDIDTVAAIEALDNGKGVTMAKGDVAASAGCLRYYGGWADKIFGQTIDTDRGSLTYTRHEPVGVCGQIIPWNFPLLMIAWKIGPAVATGNTVIIKTAEQTPLSGLYVAKLIKEAGFPPGVINVISGFGRTAGAAIASHMDIDKVAFTGSTLVGRGILQAAAKSNLKKVTLELGGKSPNIVLPDANLEEAIGWVNLGIFFNHGQCCCAGSRILVHEDIYDQFLELFKKRAEENKVGDPFKTDTFQGPQVSQLQYDRIMNYIVDAKHAGAKVVTGGERHGNEGYYIQPTIFADVHEDMKIVKEEVFGPVCTVQKVRDEDEAIRVANSTNYGLAAAVHTTNINSAIRVSNAIKAGTVWVNNYNTLHYQMPFGGFKESGLGRELGSYALENYTEVKTVRIHLSQA, from the exons ATGTCTCTTTTCCAGACTATCAAGACCCCCGTGGTCACATATGAACAGCCTTTGGGATT GTTTATCAACAACGAGTTCATTAAGGGTGTGGAAGGCAAAACCTTCGAGACGATCAACCCCCACAATGAAAAGCCCATTGTGGCTGTACATGAAGCCACAGAGAAAGATGTCGATATCGCTGTTCAAGCTGCCCGCAGAGCTCTAGAAGGCGAATGGAAGCAGGTCACACCATCTGAGCGTGGTCGCCTCCTCACTCGCCTCGCCGATTTTCTGGAGCGTGATATTGATACAGTGGCTGCCATTGAAGCACTTGACAATGGAAAAGGTGTGACAATGGCGAAAGGCGATGTAGCTGCCTCAGCAGGCTGTCTACGCTACTACGGCGGGTGGGCCGATAAGATATTTGGCCAGACAATCGACACCGACCGTGGTAGCTTGACCTACACACGTCACGAGCCTGTTGGTGTCTGTGGCCAAATCATTCCATGGAACTTCCCTCTTCTTATGATTGCCTGGAAAATCGGCCCTGCGGTTGCTACGGGTAACACGGTTATTATCAAAACTGCTGAACAGACTCCATTATCAGGACTCTATGTGGCTAAATTGATCAAAGAAGCTGGATTTCCTCCTGGAGTGATCAATGTTATCTCAGGATTTGGAAGAACGGCAGGAGCAGCCATTGCATCTCATATGGATATTGATAAGGTTGCCTTTACTGGATCAACTTTGGTTGGTCGTGGAATCCTACAAGCAGCTGCTAAGAGTAACCTGAAGAAGGTGACTCTTGAACTTGGAGGAAAGTCGCCAAATATTGTTCTTCCAGACGCGAACTTAGAGGAAGCAATTGGATGGGTGAATTTGGGGATCTTTTTCAATCACGGGCAGTGCTGCTGTGCCGGCTCTCGAATTCTGGTCCACGAGGATATTTACGATCAGTTTTTGGAGCTTTTCAAAAAACGGGCCGAAGAGAACAAGGTTGGGGATCCTTTCAAAACTGACACTTTCCAAGGCCCCCAGGTATCTCAGCTGCAATATGACAGAATTATGAACTATATTGTAGACGCGAAACACGCAGGGGCCAAGGTCGTCACTGGTGGTGAGCGGCATGGAAATGAAGGATATTACATCCAGCCCACAATCTTCGCAGACGTTCACGAAGACATGAAGATTGTGAAAGAGGAAGTCTTTGGACCTGTATGCACGGTGCAGAAAGTccgcgacgaagacgaggccaTTCGGGTGGCTAATAGCACAAACTACG GCTTGGCAGCGGCTGTTCATACTACAAACATCAACAGCGCCATCAGAGTGTCGAATGCTATCAAGGCAGG GACTGTTTGGGTCAATAACTACAACACTCTCCATTACCAGATGCCGTTCGGTGGTTTCAAGGAATCTGGACTGGGACGAGAGCTGGGTTCGTACGCTCTTGAAAACTATACCGAAGTGAAAACCGTCCGTATACATCTCTCCCAGGCCTAA
- a CDS encoding uncharacterized protein (ID:PFLUO_000127-T1.cds;~source:funannotate) — MATDSPQMLVQHHPLQRWASPSRGLSALVHLAGLSSFLWSFNWMHENPNQANQAYGWHFQYLTVIGLSLSTVTFAVALLADITLSRRLFLIKNILSVCSAPMEVLISVLYWGLRLIDERLVIPEWAFIPMNADISFHAVPSVVMLIDLLFLSPPWTITVVPALGLSGAIAFGYWFWVELCFENNGWYPYPIFEQLPTPGRIGLFSMSAIMMALSTSTLKWLYGRVNGLGKSVPAQSYSGNIKKESF, encoded by the exons ATGGCTACCGACAGCCCCCAAATGCTGGTACAACATCACCCGCTCCAGCGCTGGGCCAGTCCATCCCGCGGCTTGTCCGCCCTGGTTCAT CTGGCAGGGCTCTCCAGTTTCCTCTGGTCGTTCAACTG GATGCATGAGAATCCTAATCAGGC CAACCAAGCATATGGCTGGCACTTCCAGTATCTCACCGTGATCGGTCTGTCCCTGTCTACGGTGACTTTTGCCGTGGCCCTGCTGGCGGACATCACGCTGTCTCGGCGCTTGTTCTTGATCAAAAACATCCTGTCTGTGTGTAGTGCTCCGATGGAGGTTCTGATCAGTGTGCTGTATTGGGGTCTTCGCTTG ATCGACGAGCGCTTGGTGATTCCGGAGTGGGCGTTCATCCCCATGAATGCTG ATATCAGTTTCCACGCGGTCCCATCAGTGGTGATGCTGATTGACCTTTTGTTCTTATCTCCGCCGTGGACCATCACCGTCGTTCCCGCCCTCGGACTGTCTGGAGCTATTGCCTTTGGCTACTGGTTCTGGGTCGAGCTGTGCTTCGAGAACAACGGATG GTACCCCTATCCCATCTTTGAGCAGCTGCCCACTCCCGGCCGCATTGGTCTTTTCTCCATGAGCGCGATCATGATGGCGCTGAGCACGAGCACGCTCAAGTGGCTGTATGGCCGTGTGAACGGCCTTGGAAAATCTGTCCCGGCGCAGTCCTACTCGGGCAATATCAAGAAGGAAAGCTTTTAG
- a CDS encoding uncharacterized protein (ID:PFLUO_000130-T1.cds;~source:funannotate): MKQRLSGQDRGFLKRREGALERKRAFIRQIEGSEEYKAIDLAVQNNVTADDAVQRIKDMTMAALAVHGPTARGGVGLVDYNVSLAVVELAQRLEPGQHGKLVEFMSKLQKETAIDPNTGKPLGFDKDILWTGLPSFGYTELEGWQEFGGDHQDPCNPDFDLEQRERWVKLNAFLAQLTQAADIRYESPGETPCFHPLDSSLRATWVFEMALEDLEHSPEVLAHTAAMEAACQWFIQGADRLWANVVNGRVFPHCGRGIYEEQRPLALINA; the protein is encoded by the exons ATGAAGCAAAGATTGAGTGGGCAAGATCGCGGCTTTCTAAAGCGCAGAGAGGGAGCCCTTGAGCGAAAGCGCGCCTTTATCAGGCAAATTGAGGGCTCCGAAGAGTATAAGGCCATCGACCTGGCAGTCCAGAACAATGTCACAGCCGACGATGCTGTGCAGCGCATTAAAGACATGACAATGGCTGCCCTTGCAGTTCACGGTCCAACTGCACGGGGCGGCGTCGGGTTGGTCGACTACAACGTCTCGCTGGCGGTAGTGGAGCTAGCTCAGCGACTCGAGCCCGGCCAGCATGGTAAGCTGGTCGAGTTCATGTCGAAACTTCAGAAGGAGACAGCCATAGACCCAAACACGGGCAAGCCATTGGGATTTGACAAAGATATCCTCTGGACTGGTCTGCCATCGTTTGGATACACCGAACTAGAGGGATGGCAAGAGTTTGGAGGCGATCACCAAG ATCCTTGTAATCCCGActttgatctggagcagCGCGAGCGATGGGTAAAGCTGAATGCATTTCTCGCGCAGCTTACGCAGGCCGCTGATATTCGCTATGAGTCTCCAGGGGAGACACCCTGCTTTCATCCACTGGACAGTTCGCTACGTGCGACTTGGGTGTTTGAAATGGCGCTCGAGGATTTGGAACACTCTCCCGAGGTGCTGGCTCATACCGCAGCAATGGAAGCCGCTTGCCAGTGGTTTATTCAAGGCGCCGATCGATTGTGGGCCAATGTCGTGAACGGCCGCGTGTTTCCACATT GTGGGCGCGGGATCTACGAAGAGCAGAGGCCACTTGCTCTGATCAACGCATGA
- a CDS encoding uncharacterized protein (ID:PFLUO_000132-T1.cds;~source:funannotate) produces MADGVLQLVCECKHDPWGKQGKDSLAGRLWSHMPGAGELDASETYSEVLSFAKALPLQIHPDKGLAEHLHAVDPKKFGDTNHKPEIAIALSRFESFVGFKPLHQIAELMRLKPLEQFMPTREDFDDGALRQLCETLLSLSPDTVSETITKLQDTPMPQSGDHQHIPSLLDRLNKQYSKFDNGNLVATLLMNYMVVEPGEAVCVPADSIHAYLSGDIIECMARSDNVLNTGFCPRPDRDDVTLFAEALTFKPHSPRDSLLPSKKSAIGLKGRSIEYGPPFSEFNVLGVTLSPTETEKHRVLQSPSILVVTQGSGKMNVGDGTAHDIGEGDVYFAARDAELEMSTKTGLTLYRAYATF; encoded by the exons ATGGCGGACGGAGTATTGCAACTTGTGTGCGAATGCAAG CATGACCCATGGGGCAAACAAGGCAAAGATTCACTGGCAGGGCGCCTGTGGTCGCACATGCCTGGCGCGGGAGAGCTGGATGCCTCCGAGACGTACTCGGAA GTGCTCTCCTTTGCCAAAGCGCTCCCActtcaaatccatccagaCAAAGGCCTTGCCGAGCATTTGCACGCGGTAGACCCCAAGAAATTTGGCGACACCAACCACAAGCCTGAGATCGCCATTGCATTGTCTCGCTTCGAATCGTTTGTGGGATTCAAGCCCCTCCACCAAATTGCAGAGCTCATGCGGCTGAAGCCATTGGAGCAATTTATGCCGACGCGTGAGGACTTTGATGACGGAGCTTTACGACAGCTCTGCGAGACTCTGTTAAGCTTGTCTCCAGACACCGTATCAGAGACGATCACAAAACTACAAGATACTCCTATGCCCCAATCTGGAGACCATCAGCATATTCCATCGCTCCTCGATCGACTCAATAAGCAATATTCGAAATTCGACAACGGAAACTTGGTCGCCACTCTTCTCATGAACTACATGGTTGTGGAGCCTGGAGAGGCTGTCTGTGTTCCAGCCGACAGCATCCATGCATACCTTTCGGGTGACATTATCGAGTGCATGGCGCGCTCTGACAATGTCTTGAACACAGGCTTCTGCCCCCGTCCTGACCGTGATGACGTCACGCTATTCGCAGAGGCACTTACATTCAAACCGCATAGCCCAAGAGACTCTCTTCTCCCATCTAAAAAGAGCGCGATTGGACTGAAAGGGAGGTCCATTGAATACGGGCCTCCATTCAGTGAGTTCAATGTACTGGGCGTGACCCTATCCCCTACGGAAACTGAGAAGCACCGGGTGCTTCAAAGTCCCAGTATCTTGGTTGTTACTCAAGGATCTGGAAAGATGAATGTGGGCGATGGAACAGCCCATGATATAGGGGAAGGAGATGTCTACTTTGCCGCAAGAGACGCCGAGTTGGAGATGTCGACGAAGACCGGGTTGACGTTGTATCGAGCGTATGCCACGTTCTGA
- a CDS encoding uncharacterized protein (ID:PFLUO_000135-T1.cds;~source:funannotate): MPIPNMQWAQVAEQVGGPLVYKQIAVPKPGPDQILVKIRYSGVCHTDLHAMMGHWPLPVKMPLVGGHEGAGVVVAKGSLVNDFEIGDHAGIKWLNGSCSECEFCRQSDDPLCPNAQLSGYTVDGTFQQYAVGKATHASKIPKGVPLDAAAPVLCAGITVYKGLKEAGVRPGQTVAIVGAGGGLGSLAQQYAKAMGIRVVAVDGGDEKKAMCEQLGTEAFVDFTKSKDLVADVKAATPDGLGAHAVILLAVSEKPFQQATEYVRSRGTIIAIGLPPDAHLKAPVFNTVVRMISIKGSYVGNRQDGVEALDFFARGLIKAPFKLAPLKDLPKIFELMEQGKIAGRYVLEMPE; the protein is encoded by the exons ATGCCTATCCCCAACATGCAATGGGCACAGGTGGCTGAACAGGTCGGTGGTCCGCTTGTGTACAAGCAGATCGCCGTCCCTAAGCCAGGTCCAGACCAGATTTTGGTGAAGATACGCTATTCTGGTGTATGCCATACTGATCTGCATGCTATGATGGGCCACTGGCCTCTCCCAGTGAAAATGCCCCTGGTTGGCGGACACGAAGGTGCCGGAGTTGTTGTGGCCAAGGGCTCGCTGGTCAACGACTTTGAAATTGGCGACCACGCCGGCATTAAGTGGCTCAATGGATCATGCTCCGAATGCGAATTTTGCAGGCAATCCGATGACCCCTTATGCCCCAATGCACAGCTTTCCGGGTATACTGTGGATGGCACTTTCCAACAGTATGCTGTCGGCAAGGCTACCCATGCCTCAAAGATTCCCAAGGGGGTCCCTCTCGATGCCGCAGCACCAGTCCTTTGCGCTGGTATTACTGTCTACAAAGGTCTGAAGGAAGCTGGAGTTCGTCCAGGCCAGACAGTGGCTATCGTTGGGGCGGGCGGTGGCCTTGGGTCTCTTGCTCAGCAATACGCAAAGGCTATGGGTATCAGAGTAGTGGCTGTGGATGGAggcgatgagaagaaggctATGTGTGAACAACTTGGCACCGAG GCCTTTGTTGACTTCACGAAGTCAAAGGACTTGGTTGCCGATGTGAAGGCAGCAACACCTGATGGCCTTGGAGCCCACGCCGTTATTTTGCTCGCTGTTTCTGAGAAGCCCTTCCAACAGGCCACTGAATACGTTCGCTCCCGGGGAACAATCATTGCCATTGGATTGCCTCCGGATGCACATCTCAAGGCCCCAGTTTTTAACACAGTTGTCCGTATGATCAGTATCAAGGGCAGTTACGTTGGAAACCGTCAAGATGGTGTGGAAGCTCTCGATTTCTTTGCCCGGGGCTTGATTAAAGCTCCATTCAAACTGGCTCCTCTGAAAGACCTCCCGAAAATCTTCGAGCTCATGG AGCAAGGCAAAATTGCTGGTCGCTATGTGCTTGAGATGCCAGAATAA
- a CDS encoding uncharacterized protein (ID:PFLUO_000129-T1.cds;~source:funannotate), whose product MIFDPTPIELPSSYEKVSTTGHVTVSHHPAGAPSVTPVIVVTLNRPDKHNAFTGQMMQDFEKLYPMFDVDERVKVIVLTGAGRTFCAGADLDIGFSRRAENVTEHRDGGGRLALAMHRCRKPTIVAMQGSAVGVGMTMTLPAIIRIAYEKGKYGFVFGRRGIVMESCSSYFLPRLIGHSNASYLVSTGGVFPPNSKHFGDLFNEILPEPSQVLPRALELATEIADHVSPTSQHLNRALLWRDTGSAEAAHLVESKMIFHTFGSADQKEGVASFFEKRKPNFRANLDDDPPPTFPWWTDVDTGRNPKAKI is encoded by the exons ATGATATTCGATCCGACCCCCATTGAGCTCCCTTCCTCGTATGAGAAAGTCTCCACAACAGGCCATGTCACTGTCTCGCATCATCCGGCCGGTGCGCCGAGCGTGACGCCTGTCATCGTTGTCACGCTCAACCGCCCGGACAAACACAACGCCTTTACCGGGCAAATGATGCAAGACTTTGAGAAGCTCTACCCCATGTTCGATGTCGATGAGCGCGTCAAGGTCATTGTCTTGACAGGCGCTGGGAGGACGTTCTGTGCGGGTGCGGACCTGGATATTGGATTTAGCAGGCGGGCGGAGAATGTTACCGAGCACCGTGATGG GGGCGGTCGTCTGGCCCTGGCCATGCACCGATGCCGGAAACCGACCATTGTTGCCATGCAAGGCTCAGCCGTGGGGGTTGGCATGACCATGACCCTTCCTGCAATCATCCG TATCGCATATGAAAAGGGCAAGTACGGCTTCGTATTCGGCCGCCGCGGCATCGTTATGGAATCCTGCTCATCATACTTCTTGCCGCGTCTGATCGGCCATTCCAACGCCAGCTATCTCGTCAGCACAGGCGGCGTCTTCCCGCCAAACTCCAAACACTTCGGGGATCTCTTTAACGAGATCTTGCCAGAGCCATCTCAGGTTCTTCCCCGCGCGCTAGAGCTGGCGACTGAGATTGCCGATCATGTTAGCCCGACCTCACAGCATCTCAATCGTGCCCTGCTGTGGCGCGACACTGGGTCGGCGGAGGCTGCTCACCTGGTGGAATCCAAAATGATTTTTCACACGTTTGGCTCTGC TGACCAGAAGGAAGGCGTGGCATCATTCTTTGAGAAACGCAAGCCCAACTTCCGGGCGAACTTGGACGACGACCCGCCGCCAACCTTTCCCTGGTGGACCGATGTTGATACTGGACGGAATCCCAAAGCAAAGATTTAG
- a CDS encoding uncharacterized protein (ID:PFLUO_000128-T1.cds;~source:funannotate) codes for MHLSPISLSIPSSMLGSRLNPAASGSLACPLRSLSKQPVRSAHTMSTQLSTKTITRPPACSALQQVCRPCLRTTPPSLARHVGLRAQSTSAPATEQVKLDWDSFFKLRASRRRYSLASSIATSLASTAVGVQVLSAQDLESLGAQVMGLDPFVVLGLATAACGAVGWLAGPFVGNAVWGLVYRRYKPSVAVKEKEFFDRIRRYRVDPSTNSIANPVPDYYGEKIGSVQGYRQWLKDQRAYNRKRRNFIK; via the exons ATGCACCTCAGCCCGATCAGCCTTTCTATTCCGTCCAGCATGCTCGGCAGTCGCCTCAATCCCGCCGCGTCGGGCTCGCTCGCCTGCCCCCTCCGGTCGTTATCCAAGCAGCCCGTTCGATCAGCTCACACCATGTCTACACAACTTAGCACAAAGACAATAACCCGGCCACCTGCATGCTCTGCCCTGCAGCAGGTCTGTCGGCCGTGCCTCCGTACCACTCCGCCCTCCCTCGCCCGACACGTTGGCCTTCGTGCACAATCGACCTCCGCCCCGGCAACCGAACAAGTGAAGCTGGACTGGGACTCGTTCTTCAAGCTCCGCGCATCTCGCCGTCGATACTCGCTGGCTTCATCAATTGCAACCTCCCTCGCCAGCACCGCAGTCGGCGTGCAGGTGCTATCCGCACAGGATCTGGAATCTCTCGGCGCACAGGTGATGGGCCTGGATCCCTTCGTGGTCCTGGGTCTGGCGACAGCAGCATGCGGTGCTGTGGggtggctggctggacccTTTGTCGGCAATGCGGTCTGGGGGCTAGTGTACCGACGGTACAAGCCATCTGTTGCGGTG aaagaaaaggagtTCTTCGACCGCATCCGCCGTTATCGCGTGGATCCCTCGACCAACTCGATCGCCAACCCCGTGCCGGACTACTACGGCGAAAAAATCGGCAGCGTGCAAGGATACCGGCAGTGGCTCAAGGACCAGCGGGCATACAACCGGAAGCGTCGTAACTTCATCAAGTGA
- a CDS encoding uncharacterized protein (ID:PFLUO_000131-T1.cds;~source:funannotate) — protein MASGLILDPRTLLRTAPLITSTCTLWYSLDQDFFLNVFLHPDHRTRSNEFLPSYFRVFFGYGAVRVLGLLALTLTGGGYNILTDRRSGLGSSASLPWYTAGTLFAASHLLFVPAIAPKVQAVAEDTSQGLSTKDLEGWLTIHRMRTWTVDLAAWACFVVGMSIVE, from the coding sequence ATGGCCTCCGGActcatcctcgacccccGTACGCTCCTGCGCACCGCCCCACTTATCACCTCAACCTGCACGCTCTGGTACTCGCTCGACCAGGATTTTTTCCTGAACGTCTTCCTCCACCCCGACCACCGCACCCGCAGCAATGAATTTCTGCCTTCCTATTTTCGCGTCTTCTTCGGCTACGGTGCAGTGCGCGTGCTGGGTCTTCTCGCGTTGACCTTGACGGGAGGCGGATATAATATCTTGACGGACCGACGGTCGGGGTTGGGGAGTTCGGCGTCCCTGCCTTGGTATACAGCTGGCACGCTGTTCGCCGCTAGTCATCTTCTCTTCGTGCCGGCCATTGCGCCTAAGGTCCAGGCTGTGGCCGAGGACACATCGCAGGGTTTATCGACAAAGGACCTCGAGGGCTGGCTGACCATCCACCGTATGCGCACCTGGACGGTTGACCTGGCTGCGTGGGCCTGTTTTGTAGTCGGAATGTCGATTGTTGAGTGA
- a CDS encoding uncharacterized protein (ID:PFLUO_000133-T1.cds;~source:funannotate) → MSNRPEAVKQFKRIGVVGAGNMGSMMALAFSEIGLDVSIWDAKGDNVDSFAKQIQETKGLKGKIEPFHDVGEFTHSLHGEGGRKLFIFSITHGNPADLVLSQIKQELKRGDIILDGGNEHYRNTERRQKECEEIGVSWIGMGVSGGYQSARHGPSMSPGGDPDALDGVVPLLELYAAKDPKTGLPCVANMGPRGAGHYVKMIHNGIEVGMLSAVCEAWSFLSIGLGLSYDEIGDTFAKWNASGEMRSSYLLEIAADICKTTKTSHGDRRGEGASNIGGYVLDDILDKVVQDDDSSEGTPTWAVMESASRHISAPTVASGLYFRIASGNRAERLKVAQKLSMPTPKPIIGGEEREAMVEKLRRAVYCAFLSSFCQGLEIISRASIDEDWNIDLAKCIQIWRAGCIIQSEYIADMFQPLLSEKENHQLTNMKFLDRVGQELQQNYAAIKDVVIAGTSFDQYLPAISSTLEYMKYVGGTKLPTQFMEAEMDYFGAHSYNKPGVPGEDPGQTAKGSHHYEWKPA, encoded by the coding sequence ATGTCAAACAGACCAGAAGCAGTCAAGCAATTCAAACGGATCGGCGTCGTCGGCGCCGGAAACATGGGTTCGATGATGGCCTTAGCCTTCAGCGAAATCGGTCTCGACGTTTCTATCTGGGACGCCAAGGGCGACAATGTGGACTCGTTCGCAAAGCAGATACAAGAAACCAAAGGACTGAAGGGTAAAATCGAGCCCTTCCATGACGTTGGTGAATTCACACACAGCTTGCACGGAGAGGGCGGGCGCAAATtattcatcttctccatcactCACGGCAACCCGGCTGATTTGGTTCTGAGCCAGATCAAGCAGGAACTCAAGAGAGGTGATATAATTCTCGATGGCGGGAATGAGCATTATCGGAACACAGAGCGCCGTCAGAAAGAGTGCGAAGAGATTGGAGTGAGTTGGATTGGAATGGGTGTTTCCGGTGGTTATCAATCTGCTCGGCACGGTCCGAGTATGTCTCCCGGGGGAGATCCGGATGCGTTGGATGGAGTCGTGCCCCTTCTGGAACTATACGCAGCCAAGGATCCGAAGACGGGCTTGCCATGTGTTGCGAACATGGGACCTCGTGGCGCGGGCCATTACGTCAAGATGATCCATAATGGCATCGAGGTTGGCATGCTGTCTGCTGTTTGCGAAGCGTGGTCGTTCCTTTCCATCGGTCTCGGCCTGAGCTATGATGAGATTGGGGATACCTTTGCGAAATGGAACGCCAGCGGCGAGATGCGCTCGAGTTACCTCCTTGAAATCGCCGCGGATATCTGCAAGACGACGAAGACTTCGCACGGAGATCGAAGAGGCGAAGGTGCCAGCAACATCGGTGGCTACGTGCTTGACGATATTCTCGATAAAGTCGTGCAAGATGACGACTCTAGTGAAGGGACGCCGACTTGGGCGGTAATGGAGTCTGCATCACGACACATCTCTGCTCCAACTGTTGCATCCGGTTTATACTTCCGTATAGCGTCTGGCAACCGCGCAGAGCGTCTCAAGGTTGCTCAAAAACTTAGCATGCCCACACCCAAGCCTATAATCGGTGGCGAGGAGCGCGAAGCGATGGTTGAGAAACTCCGCCGCGCAGTGTACTGCGcattcctctcctccttctgtCAGGGGCTTGAAATTATCTCCCGCGCCTCCATTGACGAAGACTGGAACATCGACCTGGCAAAATGCATTCAAATCTGGCGAGCCGGCTGCATCATCCAATCCGAGTACATAGCGGATATGTTTCAGCCGCTCCTAAgcgagaaagaaaaccaCCAGCTCACGAACATGAAGTTTCTCGATCGTGTCGGCcaggagctgcagcagaatTACGCGGCCATCAAAGATGTAGTCATTGCGGGTACGAGCTTTGATCAGTATCTTCCCGCTATTTCGTCTACGCTCGAGTATATGAAGTATGTTGGGGGCACGAAGCTTCCCACGCAGTTCatggaggcggagatggatTACTTTGGGGCGCATTCGTATAATAAGCCAGGTGTTCCTGGGGAAGATCCCGGACAAACTGCGAAGGGTAGTCATCATTATGAGTGGAAGCCGGCTTGA